A window of the Cannabis sativa cultivar Pink pepper isolate KNU-18-1 chromosome X, ASM2916894v1, whole genome shotgun sequence genome harbors these coding sequences:
- the LOC115702379 gene encoding VQ motif-containing protein 31, whose translation MEKSLKTMTTPSPTSPAPTTFVQADPNNFKDLVQKLTGGDSPEKSPAAVPTRLSSSSKPSIEYPTGPRRSPFKLQDRRQTMRKLEIKLSLATINGGGGCGPSQMIHWVDSPIPSPVTPLGSESLFVPSSSSGSPSPSSPAVSEEEKAIAEKGFYLHPSPLSTPRLSEPPELLNLFPLTSPVNDQRL comes from the coding sequence atggagAAGAGTTTGAAAACCATGACAACTCCATCACCAACATCACCAGCTCCGACCACCTTCGTCCAAGCAGACCCAAACAATTTCAAAGACTTAGTACAAAAACTCACTGGCGGCGACTCGCCGGAAAAATCTCCGGCCGCCGTCCCGACCAGGCTTTCCTCTTCCTCCAAACCCTCAATTGAGTACCCAACGGGGCCCCGAAGATCCCCTTTTAAGCTCCAAGACCGGAGACAGACTATGAGGAAGCTTGAGATCAAGCTCAGCCTCGCCACCATTAACGGCGGTGGTGGTTGTGGTCCGAGTCAAATGATTCACTGGGTTGACTCACCGATTCCAAGCCCAGTCACTCCACTCGGGTCGGAGTCATTGTTCGTACCCAGCTCGTCGTCCGGGTCACCGTCGCCGTCTTCGCCGGCCGTTTCCGAGGAGGAGAAAGCGATTGCCGAAAAGGGTTTTTATTTACATCCTTCGCCGTTGAGTACGCCGAGATTGTCAGAACCGCCGGAGCTGTTGAATCTCTTTCCGTTGACTTCTCCAGTCAACGACCAAAGgttatga